A region of Saimiri boliviensis isolate mSaiBol1 chromosome 8, mSaiBol1.pri, whole genome shotgun sequence DNA encodes the following proteins:
- the USP19 gene encoding ubiquitin carboxyl-terminal hydrolase 19 isoform X24: MSGGASATGPRRGPPGLEDATSKKKQKDRANQESKDGDPRKETGGRYVAQAGLELLASGDPSASASCAAEITGSRHRTRLFFPTSSGSASTPREEQTKAELLLDWRQSAEEVIVKLRLGVGPLQLEDIDAAFTDTDCVVRFSGGQQWGGVFYAEIKGSCAKVQTRKGSLLHLTLPKKVPMLTWPSLLVEADEQHCIPQLNPQTCLRDSEENLALSVGEKAVSPGNDLVSPAMVRSRNPVKDDCVKEEMTVAADAATLVDGKEPESMVNLAFVKNDSYEKGPDSVVVHVYVKEICRDTSRVLFREQDFTLIFQTRDGNFLRLHPGCGPHTIFRWQVKLRNLIEPEQCTFCFTASRINICLRKRQSQRWGGLEAPAARVGGAKVAVPTGPTPLDSTPPGGAPHPLTGQEEARAVEKDKSKARSEDTGLDSVAARTPMEHVTPKPETHLASPKPTCMVPPMPHSPVSGDSVEEEEEEEKKVCLPGFTGLVNLGNTCFMNSVIQSLSNTRELRDFFHDRSFEAEINYNNPLGTGGRLAIGFAVLLRALWKGTHHAFQPSKLKAIVASKASQFTGYAQHDAQEFMAFLLDGLHEDLNRIQNKPYTETVDSDGRPDEVVAEEAWQRHKMRNDSFIVDLFQGQYKSKLVCPVCAKVSITFDPFLYLPVPLPQKQKVLPVFYFAREPHSKPVKFLVSVSKENSTASEVLDSLSQSVHVKPENLRLAEVIKNRFQRVFLPSHSLDTVSPSDMLLCFELLSPELAKERVVVLEVQQRPQVPSVPISKCAACQRKQQSEDEKLKRCTRCYRVGYCNQLCQKTHWPDHKGLCRPENIGYPFLVSVPASRLTYARLAQLLEGYARYSVSVFQPPFQPGRMALESQSPGCTTLLSTGSLEAGDSERDPIQPPELQLVTPVADGDTGPPRVWTASDRGPVPSTSGISSEMLASGPTEIGSLPASERVSRPEAAVPGYQHPSEAMNAHTPQFFIYKIDSSNREQRLEDKGDTPLELGDDCSLALVWRNNERLQEFVLVASKELECAEDPGSAGEAARAGHFTLDQCLNLFTRPEVLAPEEAWYCPQCKQHREASKQLLLWRLPNVLIVQLKRFSFRSFIWRDKINDLVEFPVRNLDLSKFCIGQKEEQLSSYDLYAVINHYGGMIGGHYTACARLPNDRSSQRSDVGWRLFDDSTVTTVDESQVVTRYAYVLFYRRRNSPVERPPRAGHSEHHPDLGPAVEAAASQGLGPGQAPEVAPTRTAPERFAPPVDRPAPTYSNMEEVD, translated from the exons ATGTCTGGCGGGGCCAGTGCCACAGGCCCAAGGAGAGGGCCCCCAGGACTGGAGGATGCCACTAGTAAGAAGAAGCAGAAGGATCGAGCAAACCAGGAGAGCAAGGATGGAGATCCTAGGAAAG agacagggggtcgatatgttgcccaggctggtcttgaactcctggcctcaggtgatccttctgcctcagcctcctgtgcagctgagattacagggtcACGCCACCGTACCCGGCTGTTCTTTCCTACGTCGTCAGGGTCAGCATCCACACCTCGAGAGGAGCAGACCAAAGCGG AGTTGTTGCTTGATTGGAGGCAGAGTGCAGAAGAGGTAATTGTCAAGCTTCGTTTGGGAGTAGGTCCCCTTCAGCTGGAGGACATAGATGCTGCTTTCACAGATACGGACTGTGTGGTGCGGTTTTCAG gtggTCAGCAGTGGGGTGGTGTCTTCTATGCTGAGATAAAAGGATCTTGCGCTAAAGTGCAGACCCGCAAGGGGAGTCTCCTGCACCTGACACTGCCCAAGAAGGTGCCTATGCTCACGTGGCCCTCTCTCCTG GTTGAGGCTGATGAACAGCATTGCATACCACAGCTGAACCCCCAAACCTGCCTCCGGGACTCAGAGGAGAATTTAGCTCTTTCTGTAGGAGAGAAAGCAGTGTCTCCCGGGAATGACCTAGTCTCTCCAGCCATGGTCCGGAGCAGAAATCCTGTGAAAGATGACTGTGTCAAGGAGGAGATGACAGTGGCAGCAGATGCTGCAACCTTGGTGGATGGTaaag AACCTGAGTCGATGGTGAACCTGGCATTTGTCAAGAATGACTCGTATGAGAAAGGCCCGGATTCAGTGGTGGTGCACGTGTACGTGAAGGAAATCTGCAGGGATACCTCAAGAGTACTTTTCCGTGAGCAGGACTTCACACTCATCTTCCAGACCAG GGATGGAAACTTCTTGAGGCTGCACCCGGGCTGTGGGCCCCACACCATCTTCCGTTGGCAGGTGAAGCTCAG GAATCTGATTGAGCCAGAGCAGTGCACCTTCTGTTTCACGGCTTCTCGCATCAACATCTGCCTTCGTAAGAGGCAGAGTCAGCGCTGGGGGGGCCTGGAGGCCCCGGCTGCACGAG TGGGTGGTGCAAAGGTTGCCGTGCCGACAGGTCCAACCCCTCTGGATTCAACCCCACCAGGAggtgctccccaccccctgacaggccagGAGGAGGCCCGGGCTGTGGAGAAGGATAAATCCAAGGCAAGATCTGAGGACACAGGGCTAGACAGTGTGGCAGCCCGCACACCCATGGAGCATGTAACCCCAAAGCCAGAGACACACCTGGCCTCG CCCAAGCCTACATGTATGGTGCCTCCCATGCCCCACAGCCCAGTGAGTGGAGAcagtgtggaggaggaggaagaagaagagaagaaggtgTGTCTGCCAGGCTTCACTGGCCTTGTCAATTTAGGCAACACCTGCTTCATGAACAGCGTCATTCAGTCTCTGTCCAACACTCGGGAACTCCGGGACTTCTTCCATG ACCGCTCCTTTGAGGCTGAGATCAACTACAACAACCCACTAGGGACTGGTGGGCGTCTGGCCATTGGCTTTGCTGTGCTGCTTCGGGCGCTGTGGAAGGGCACCCATCATGCCTTCCAGCCTTCCAAGTTGAAG GCCATTGTGGCAAGTAAGGCCAGCCAGTTCACAGGCTATGCGCAGCATGATGCCCAAGAGTTCATGGCTTTCCTGCTGGATGGGCTGCACGAGGACCTGAATCGGATTCAAAACAAGCCCTACACAGAGACTGTGGACTCAGATGGGCGGCCTGATGAG GTGGTAGCTGAGGAAGCATGGCAGCGGCACAAGATGAGGAATGACTCTTTCATCGTGGACCTATTTCAGGGCCAGTACAAGTCGAAGCTGGTGTGCCCTGTGTGTGCCAAG GTCTCCATCACCTTTGACCCATTTCTTTATCTGCCGGTGCCCTTGCCACAAAAGCAAAAGGTTCTACCCGTCTTTTATTTTGCCCGAGAGCCCCACAGCAAGCCCGTCAAG TTCCTGGTGAGCGTCAGCAAGGAGAACTCCACTGCAAGTGAAGTATTGGACTCTCTCTCTCAGAGCGTTCATGTGAAGCCTGAGAACCTGCGTTTGGCAGAG GTAATTAAGAATCGTTTCCAACGTGTGTTCCTGCCCTCCCACTCACTGGACACTGTGTCCCCATCTGATATGCTCCTCTGCTTTGAGCTGCTATCACCAGAGTTGGCTAAGGAGCGGGTAGTGGTGCTAGAGGTGCAACAG CGCCCTCAGGTGCCCAGCGTCCCCATCTCGAAGTGTGCAGCCTGCCAGCGGAAGCAACAGTCGGAGGATGAAAAGCTGAAGCGCTGTACCCGGTGCTATCGTGTGGGCTACTGCAACCA GCTCTGCCAGAAAACCCACTGGCCTGACCACAAGGGCCTCTGCCGACCTGAGAACATTGGCTACCCCTTCCTGGTCAGTGTACCTGCCTCACGCCTCACTTACGCCCGCCTTGCTCAGCTGCTAGAGGGCTATGCCCG GTACTCTGTGAGTGTATTCCAGCCACCCTTTCAACCTGGCCGCATGGCTTTGGAGTCTCAGAGCCCTGGCTGCACCACACTGCTCTCCACTGGCTCCCTGGAAGCTGGGGACAGTGAGAGGGACCCCATTCAGCCACCTGAGCTCCAGCTGGTGACCCCTGTGGCTGATGGGGACACAGGGCCTCCCCGGGTGTGGACAGCCTCTGACCGGGGTCCCGTGCCCAGCACCAGTGGAATTTCTTCTGAGATGCTGGCCAGTGGGCCCACTGAGATTGGCTCCTTGCCTGCTAGCGAGAGGGTGTCCCGACCTGAAG CCGCTGTGCCTGGGTACCAGCACCCAAGTGAAGCTATGAATGCCCACACACCCCagttcttcatctataaaattgacTCATCCAACCGAGAGCAGCGGCTAGAGGACAAAG GAGACACCCCACTGGAGCTGGGTGATGATTGTAGCCTGGCTCTCGTCTGGCGGAACAATGAGCGGTTGCAGGAGTTTGTATTGGTAGCCTCTAAGGAGCTGGAATGTGCTGAGGATCCAGGCTCTGCTGGTGAGGCTGCCCGGGCTGGCCACTTCACCCTGGACCAGTGCCTCAACCTCTTCACACGACCTGAGGTGCTGGCACCCGAGGAGGCCTG GTACTGCCCACAGTGCAAACAGCACCGTGAGGCCTCCAAGCAGCTGTTGCTATGGCGCCTGCCAAACGTTCTCATCGTGCAGCTCAAGCGCTTCTCCTTTCGTAGTTTTATCTGGCGTGATAAGATCAATGACTTGGTGGAGTTCCCTGTTCG GAATCTGGACCTGAGCAAGTTCTGCATTGGCCAGAAAGAGGAGCAGCTATCCAGCTATGATCTGTATGCTGTGATTAACCACTATGGAGGCATGATCGGTGGCCACTACACTGCCTGTGCACGCCTGCCCAATGATCGTAGCAGTCAGCGCAGTGACGTGG
- the USP19 gene encoding ubiquitin carboxyl-terminal hydrolase 19 isoform X14 — MSGGASATGPRRGPPGLEDATSKKKQKDRANQESKDGDPRKETGGRYVAQAGLELLASGDPSASASCAAEITGSRHRTRLFFPTSSGSASTPREEQTKAELLLDWRQSAEEVIVKLRLGVGPLQLEDIDAAFTDTDCVVRFSGGQQWGGVFYAEIKGSCAKVQTRKGSLLHLTLPKKVPMLTWPSLLKPLGTQELVPGLQCQENGQELSPTALEPGPEPHRVKQEARNQKRAQGRGEVGSGAGPGAQAGPSAKRAVHLCRGPEGEGSRDGPGPRGDAPPFVADLATQVEADEQHCIPQLNPQTCLRDSEENLALSVGEKAVSPGNDLVSPAMVRSRNPVKDDCVKEEMTVAADAATLVDEPESMVNLAFVKNDSYEKGPDSVVVHVYVKEICRDTSRVLFREQDFTLIFQTRDGNFLRLHPGCGPHTIFRWQVKLRNLIEPEQCTFCFTASRINICLRKRQSQRWGGLEAPAARVGGAKVAVPTGPTPLDSTPPGGAPHPLTGQEEARAVEKDKSKARSEDTGLDSVAARTPMEHVTPKPETHLASPKPTCMVPPMPHSPVSGDSVEEEEEEEKKVCLPGFTGLVNLGNTCFMNSVIQSLSNTRELRDFFHDRSFEAEINYNNPLGTGGRLAIGFAVLLRALWKGTHHAFQPSKLKAIVASKASQFTGYAQHDAQEFMAFLLDGLHEDLNRIQNKPYTETVDSDGRPDEVVAEEAWQRHKMRNDSFIVDLFQGQYKSKLVCPVCAKVSITFDPFLYLPVPLPQKQKVLPVFYFAREPHSKPVKFLVSVSKENSTASEVLDSLSQSVHVKPENLRLAEVIKNRFQRVFLPSHSLDTVSPSDMLLCFELLSPELAKERVVVLEVQQRPQVPSVPISKCAACQRKQQSEDEKLKRCTRCYRVGYCNQLCQKTHWPDHKGLCRPENIGYPFLVSVPASRLTYARLAQLLEGYARYSVSVFQPPFQPGRMALESQSPGCTTLLSTGSLEAGDSERDPIQPPELQLVTPVADGDTGPPRVWTASDRGPVPSTSGISSEMLASGPTEIGSLPASERVSRPEAAVPGYQHPSEAMNAHTPQFFIYKIDSSNREQRLEDKGDTPLELGDDCSLALVWRNNERLQEFVLVASKELECAEDPGSAGEAARAGHFTLDQCLNLFTRPEVLAPEEAWYCPQCKQHREASKQLLLWRLPNVLIVQLKRFSFRSFIWRDKINDLVEFPVRNLDLSKFCIGQKEEQLSSYDLYAVINHYGGMIGGHYTACARLPNDRSSQRSDVGWRLFDDSTVTTVDESQVVTRYAYVLFYRRRNSPVERPPRAGHSEHHPDLGPAVEAAASQGLGPGQAPEVAPTRTAPERFAPPVDRPAPTYSNMEEVD, encoded by the exons ATGTCTGGCGGGGCCAGTGCCACAGGCCCAAGGAGAGGGCCCCCAGGACTGGAGGATGCCACTAGTAAGAAGAAGCAGAAGGATCGAGCAAACCAGGAGAGCAAGGATGGAGATCCTAGGAAAG agacagggggtcgatatgttgcccaggctggtcttgaactcctggcctcaggtgatccttctgcctcagcctcctgtgcagctgagattacagggtcACGCCACCGTACCCGGCTGTTCTTTCCTACGTCGTCAGGGTCAGCATCCACACCTCGAGAGGAGCAGACCAAAGCGG AGTTGTTGCTTGATTGGAGGCAGAGTGCAGAAGAGGTAATTGTCAAGCTTCGTTTGGGAGTAGGTCCCCTTCAGCTGGAGGACATAGATGCTGCTTTCACAGATACGGACTGTGTGGTGCGGTTTTCAG gtggTCAGCAGTGGGGTGGTGTCTTCTATGCTGAGATAAAAGGATCTTGCGCTAAAGTGCAGACCCGCAAGGGGAGTCTCCTGCACCTGACACTGCCCAAGAAGGTGCCTATGCTCACGTGGCCCTCTCTCCTG AAACCTCTAGGGACCCAGGAGCTGGTGCCGGGGCTGCAGTGCCAGGAGAATGGGCAGGAACTGTCTCCCACTGCCCTAGAGCCAGGCCCTGAGCCCCACCGGGTTAAGCAGGAGGCCCGGAATCAGAAGCGGGCCCAGGGCCGTGGTGAGGTAGGCTCAGGGGCTGGCCCCGGGGCCCAGGCAGGGCCCAGCGCCAAGAGGGCTGTGCATCTCTGCAGAGGGCCAGAGGGGGAAGGGTCCAGGGATGGCCCTGGACCCCGGGGTGATGCCCCACCCTTCGTGGCTGACCTGGCCACCCAG GTTGAGGCTGATGAACAGCATTGCATACCACAGCTGAACCCCCAAACCTGCCTCCGGGACTCAGAGGAGAATTTAGCTCTTTCTGTAGGAGAGAAAGCAGTGTCTCCCGGGAATGACCTAGTCTCTCCAGCCATGGTCCGGAGCAGAAATCCTGTGAAAGATGACTGTGTCAAGGAGGAGATGACAGTGGCAGCAGATGCTGCAACCTTGGTGGATG AACCTGAGTCGATGGTGAACCTGGCATTTGTCAAGAATGACTCGTATGAGAAAGGCCCGGATTCAGTGGTGGTGCACGTGTACGTGAAGGAAATCTGCAGGGATACCTCAAGAGTACTTTTCCGTGAGCAGGACTTCACACTCATCTTCCAGACCAG GGATGGAAACTTCTTGAGGCTGCACCCGGGCTGTGGGCCCCACACCATCTTCCGTTGGCAGGTGAAGCTCAG GAATCTGATTGAGCCAGAGCAGTGCACCTTCTGTTTCACGGCTTCTCGCATCAACATCTGCCTTCGTAAGAGGCAGAGTCAGCGCTGGGGGGGCCTGGAGGCCCCGGCTGCACGAG TGGGTGGTGCAAAGGTTGCCGTGCCGACAGGTCCAACCCCTCTGGATTCAACCCCACCAGGAggtgctccccaccccctgacaggccagGAGGAGGCCCGGGCTGTGGAGAAGGATAAATCCAAGGCAAGATCTGAGGACACAGGGCTAGACAGTGTGGCAGCCCGCACACCCATGGAGCATGTAACCCCAAAGCCAGAGACACACCTGGCCTCG CCCAAGCCTACATGTATGGTGCCTCCCATGCCCCACAGCCCAGTGAGTGGAGAcagtgtggaggaggaggaagaagaagagaagaaggtgTGTCTGCCAGGCTTCACTGGCCTTGTCAATTTAGGCAACACCTGCTTCATGAACAGCGTCATTCAGTCTCTGTCCAACACTCGGGAACTCCGGGACTTCTTCCATG ACCGCTCCTTTGAGGCTGAGATCAACTACAACAACCCACTAGGGACTGGTGGGCGTCTGGCCATTGGCTTTGCTGTGCTGCTTCGGGCGCTGTGGAAGGGCACCCATCATGCCTTCCAGCCTTCCAAGTTGAAG GCCATTGTGGCAAGTAAGGCCAGCCAGTTCACAGGCTATGCGCAGCATGATGCCCAAGAGTTCATGGCTTTCCTGCTGGATGGGCTGCACGAGGACCTGAATCGGATTCAAAACAAGCCCTACACAGAGACTGTGGACTCAGATGGGCGGCCTGATGAG GTGGTAGCTGAGGAAGCATGGCAGCGGCACAAGATGAGGAATGACTCTTTCATCGTGGACCTATTTCAGGGCCAGTACAAGTCGAAGCTGGTGTGCCCTGTGTGTGCCAAG GTCTCCATCACCTTTGACCCATTTCTTTATCTGCCGGTGCCCTTGCCACAAAAGCAAAAGGTTCTACCCGTCTTTTATTTTGCCCGAGAGCCCCACAGCAAGCCCGTCAAG TTCCTGGTGAGCGTCAGCAAGGAGAACTCCACTGCAAGTGAAGTATTGGACTCTCTCTCTCAGAGCGTTCATGTGAAGCCTGAGAACCTGCGTTTGGCAGAG GTAATTAAGAATCGTTTCCAACGTGTGTTCCTGCCCTCCCACTCACTGGACACTGTGTCCCCATCTGATATGCTCCTCTGCTTTGAGCTGCTATCACCAGAGTTGGCTAAGGAGCGGGTAGTGGTGCTAGAGGTGCAACAG CGCCCTCAGGTGCCCAGCGTCCCCATCTCGAAGTGTGCAGCCTGCCAGCGGAAGCAACAGTCGGAGGATGAAAAGCTGAAGCGCTGTACCCGGTGCTATCGTGTGGGCTACTGCAACCA GCTCTGCCAGAAAACCCACTGGCCTGACCACAAGGGCCTCTGCCGACCTGAGAACATTGGCTACCCCTTCCTGGTCAGTGTACCTGCCTCACGCCTCACTTACGCCCGCCTTGCTCAGCTGCTAGAGGGCTATGCCCG GTACTCTGTGAGTGTATTCCAGCCACCCTTTCAACCTGGCCGCATGGCTTTGGAGTCTCAGAGCCCTGGCTGCACCACACTGCTCTCCACTGGCTCCCTGGAAGCTGGGGACAGTGAGAGGGACCCCATTCAGCCACCTGAGCTCCAGCTGGTGACCCCTGTGGCTGATGGGGACACAGGGCCTCCCCGGGTGTGGACAGCCTCTGACCGGGGTCCCGTGCCCAGCACCAGTGGAATTTCTTCTGAGATGCTGGCCAGTGGGCCCACTGAGATTGGCTCCTTGCCTGCTAGCGAGAGGGTGTCCCGACCTGAAG CCGCTGTGCCTGGGTACCAGCACCCAAGTGAAGCTATGAATGCCCACACACCCCagttcttcatctataaaattgacTCATCCAACCGAGAGCAGCGGCTAGAGGACAAAG GAGACACCCCACTGGAGCTGGGTGATGATTGTAGCCTGGCTCTCGTCTGGCGGAACAATGAGCGGTTGCAGGAGTTTGTATTGGTAGCCTCTAAGGAGCTGGAATGTGCTGAGGATCCAGGCTCTGCTGGTGAGGCTGCCCGGGCTGGCCACTTCACCCTGGACCAGTGCCTCAACCTCTTCACACGACCTGAGGTGCTGGCACCCGAGGAGGCCTG GTACTGCCCACAGTGCAAACAGCACCGTGAGGCCTCCAAGCAGCTGTTGCTATGGCGCCTGCCAAACGTTCTCATCGTGCAGCTCAAGCGCTTCTCCTTTCGTAGTTTTATCTGGCGTGATAAGATCAATGACTTGGTGGAGTTCCCTGTTCG GAATCTGGACCTGAGCAAGTTCTGCATTGGCCAGAAAGAGGAGCAGCTATCCAGCTATGATCTGTATGCTGTGATTAACCACTATGGAGGCATGATCGGTGGCCACTACACTGCCTGTGCACGCCTGCCCAATGATCGTAGCAGTCAGCGCAGTGACGTGG